A region of the Litchfieldia alkalitelluris genome:
GTGACATCACCTTCAGCCAATACTTCATATACAATATCAGCTTGAGATAAACCTGACTGTGGCCTTGCACTTGTATGGTTATTGATGACTACACCAATCGGTTGGTTTGTGACTTCTTCATCTGTCCGTATTCCTGTTAGAGGATATACATTTGCAGGTAAGTTAGGAACTGCTTTCTCTGGATGTACAGAATCTTGATTCTTTGTTGGCTGTTCCTCAACTAGGTCCTCGTCAGTTCCATTGCTACAAGCAGCTACCATAACGAAAAGTGAAATGATGAAGAACATAGTAATGCTCCGTCTCATACCTAGACACAACCTTTATACGATTAATAAGTTTTACTTTTATATTTTAACGCATTATAGACGGAAAGAGTACCATTTTATTCATCACATCATAAATTCCCCTTGGAGTAATCCGAATATATGGCAAATGTGTTGATGATAAAAATAACAATGTGTAGATTGGATCACTATATTGATATCCTCTCTCTCGCAATAATATAGTCAACTGCTTTTCTTCTACCATCAAGTCTTCCATTGATCTATCTGACATATGCCCTATCAATGGCAACGGAATTTCGTGAATCACTTGCCCATCCTCTGTTAAAACAATGCCACCTCCAAGCTCCTTCATTCGATTAAATGCTAGAATCATATCTTCTTTGCTTTTACCTATTAAAATAATGTCTCCTGTATTTGAAAACGAACTAGCAAACCCAGAAACCTTGTTTGCAAAGCCTTTAATAATTGTATTGATTCGCCACTTTCCTTTTCGATCAACTAACATTAGTAGACTTTCATCATGGTTGGTTGAAATCGTTGATGAAGATGCATCTATCGTCACTGAGAACGGTTTCATAATTACTGAGTTTACCATTTCCATTCCAAACGGCATCGAGAATTGTAAATCATCCATCGAAAGCTCCCAATCTAGTTGTAATTTTTTAATATCATGAGCTTCCCAATTTACCTGCATACTATTCGGAACAACCTCATTGTTTATCTTAATCCACTGGCCTTTTGCGAGGACAGAAACAGGTGTTGGTTGATTTTTTGCTGATAAAAAGTTTATGTTCGCAACTCTACCCGTTGCAATATTTCCATGAAGATATTCGATATTATAATATTTTGCGATATTAATAGTCGCCATATTATAGGCATCTTCAATAGGAACCCCTTTATCGATAGCAATTTTAATCAACAAATCAATCATCCCTTGTTCATAAAAGGAAGGTGGAGACCCATCTGTTGTAAGGAAAAACTTATCATATTGATCGATTCCAAGCTCATGAATTTCATCCAAAATGGTTGGGAGATCAGGCCTTATTGATGAATATCTCAATGATGTTGTGTAGCCTTGCAATAATCGATTCATTACATCCTGACCTGACATTGATTCATGATCACAATCTGCCCCAAGTAACATCAGCTTAGCCAATGTTTTTTCCGATGCACCTGGAAAATGTCCCTCGATTTGCTTTCTCATTCTCTTCGCCTCTTGAATCCAGTGCAGCATCAGATCGTCTCCATCTAAAAGCTTCGGCCAAGCCGTTAGCTCTCCGCCTTGTAATACCGCATCATGCTCTAACCATGACCTAATATTAGCATGAGAAAATACCATCTCCTCATCTTGTATTTCAGTTTGTGGATCAAAACGACACCACCAATACATACTCACAGGTAATTGTCTTAGCTCACTAATAAGTGAAAACGCTTTCTTTTTGTCCGAATGTAAAGCTAATGTGAGGTTGTCATTTATAATCGTTGTTGTTCCACTTTGAGATGCATATTGGGCAAAAGAGTGGGGATTATATAATTGAGATGGATGCGCATGTGGTTCGATATAGCCTGGGACTAAAAAAAGATTAGAACAATCAACTACTTCACAGCCCTTAGTATTATCAGGAAATTTCTCTCCCACATAAACGATACGATCTTCATAGATCCAAATATTCGCAAGTATCCATTTTTTTATCATTTGATTTAAGTACATAGCATTTTTAAGTAATAACGTCGGTGCTAACTTTCCATCTATAACAGCAACATGCTCTCTTAGCTTTTTGTTTTTCCATCTATAACGTTGATCAAGCATGGTTTTTCCTCCTAGTTTGTGAATGCGTTTACATTATTCTATCACATAACATGTTTTAACGCATTAAAGAGTTATTATAATCATATTACATTTATGTTAAATTTGCCCAAACACTAGAAAGGGATGAGTAATTAATGAAACCAAACATTGGAGTTTTAAATGCATTAGTACGAATAACCTGTGGGTTTACAATGGTTGCTTGGGCGACTGCTAAAATGGTCAAGCGTCCTTGGAGGGATAGTTATTTAATTCCCGCCATATTAGGTGGAATGAAGATTGGTGAAGGTATTACTCGTTTTTGTCCTTTAACATACCTGGTAGAAAAGCAAGCTCAAAACAATAAAAATCCTTATTTTAACAAAGAGCAAACCGAACAAGAACACGAAGCTACACCCTTTAACCCATTAAATAAAATTTAAAACAAATAAAGTGCCTGTAAGAAACCAGGCACTTATTATTATTTATTATAAAGGAGTCGAAAATATGCTTGAATACATTACAGATATGTCTTATGTCTTAATCTCAATCATCGGCGGAATCATCGCCATTGCGTTCGTTTATATTAAGAAAAAGCGCGTGAAATAGCTTTATTTCCAATATCATTACGGTAAAATAAATCAGTACATTCTATGCTTTTTATTTCCCGGTAAACAATTTCCTGTGCTTCTTTAAGTGTGTTACCTTTTGACACTAAAGCTAAAACTCGACCACCGTTCGTCACAAACTCACCTTGCTTCATGCTTGTTCCTGCATGAAAGACCGTCGTTTCCCTTGTAAAATCTTCAATCCCCGTAATGACAGATCCCTTTTGATAATCATTCGGGTAACCTTTTGCAGCTAAAACCACACCAATTACCGCTTCTTCTGACCATACAAGTTGAACTTCTTCTTCTTTTAAAATCTGAAGCAACAACTCGAGAAGATCACTCTCAAGTCTTGGTAACACGACTTGTGTTTCAGGATCCCCAAAACGAGCATTATATTCAATCACCTTTGCCCCATCTTTAGTTAACATTAATCCCGCATACAAAATACCTGTAAAACGTCTATTTTCTTCTATCATCGCTTGAACTGTGGGCTTCAAAATCGTTTCAACTGCATCATCTACAACTTCATCCGGAATTTGTGGGACTGGAGAATATGCTCCCATTCCACCAGTATTTGGTCCTTCATCATTGTCGTATGCACGTTTATGGTCTTGAGATATTACCATCGGATACACCTTATCACCATTTACAAAAGCCATAAGCGAAAACTCTTCACCTTGTAAAAATTCCTCAACCACTACTTGTGTACTAGCAGCACCAAACTTTGCTTCTTCCATCATTTCATGAAGGCTAGTCAATGCCTCTTCCAATGTCATTGCCACGACAACACCTTTTCCAGCAGCTAACCCGTCTGCTTTTATAACAATAGGTGCTCCTTGCTGCTCAATATAAGCGCGAGCTTTTTCAAAAGATGTAAATGTTTCATAGTTTGCTGTTGGGATGTGATATTTTTTCATTAAGTCCTTTGCAAATGATTTGCTACCCTCAATAATCGCCGCTTCCTTTGTTGGACCAAAAATTAGTAAACCTTCCTGTTGGAAACGGTTGACGATCCCTTGGCTAAGTGGAACTTCTGGACCAACAATTGTCAGTACTATTTTTTCAGACTTAGCAAATGAAATGAGCCTGTCAAAGTCTGTTTCCTCAATTTCTACCGTTGTTGCTACATCCGCCATTCCTGGATTTCCAGGTGCTACAAAAACTGTATTAACTAACTGGCTTTGTGCTACCTTCCAAGCTATTGTATGCTCTCTTCCACCTCGACCGACTACTAATACATTCATGCTTCCTTAGCACACTCCCTTAATGTTTAAAATGACGCACGCCAGTGAATACCATCGTCATTCCATATTCATCCGCTTTTTTAATTGAATCCTCATCACGAATCGAACCACCTGGCTGAATAATCGCTGTTACCCCAGCCTTAGCTGCTGCTTCTACGGTATCATCCATTGGGAAAAATGCATCAGAACCGAGAGCTGAACCTTGAGCTTTTTCACCCGCTTGAGTAATCGCTATGCTCGCAGCACCAACACGATTCATTTGCCCAGCACCAACACCAACTGTCATTCCATCCTTCGCAAGAACAATCGCATTTGACTTCACATGCTTCACAACAGACCAAGCAAGCTTAAGGTCTTCCCACTCTTTTTCAGTTGGCTCACGTTTTGTAGGAACTGTAATCGTTGCATCCTCAAACGAGAATGTATCTTCATCTTGAACAAGTAATCCACCTTGAACCGAAGTTAAACTCTTTTCAACTTTTGCAGTTGTAGAGAAATCAATGGTAAGTAGACGAATATTTTTCTTTGATGTTAAGATTTCTAGTGCTTTCTCTGAAAATGATGGAGCTATAACGATTTCCAGAAAAATCTCGTGTAATTTTGTTGCAGTTGCTTCATCCACTTCCCCATTAAGTGCAACAATACCACCAAAAATGGAGGTAGGATCAGCTTGGTATGCCTTATCATAAGCTTCTTCAACCGTTTTTCCTACACCTACACCACAAGGATTCATATGCTTTACTGCAACCGCTGCAGGTTCAGTGAATTCCTTCACGATCTGTAATGCTGCATTCGCATCATTGATATTATTGTACGAAAGTTCTTTTCCATGTAACTGGGTTGCTGCTGCTATTGAAAATACAGAACCAAGAGGTTTTTTATAAAACGCAGCCTTTTGATGAGGATTTTCCCCATATCGTAGGTCTTGTTTTTTCTCATATGTCACTGTATAGGATTCTGGACTTTCTTCACCTGTCATATTTGTTAAGTATTCTGCAATGACTGCATCATATGCTGCAGTATGACGGAACACCTTTGCACCTAAACGACGCTTTGTTTCAGAAGTCACTTCACCATTCTCTTTTAGTTCTGCTAAAACTATTTCATAGTCTGCAGGATCAACTACCACAGTAACCGACTGATGGTTTTTTGCTGCAGAACGAAGCATCGAAGGTCCACCAATATCTATATTTTCAATCGCATCAGCAAACTCTACATCTGGCTTTGCAATCGTTTGTTGGAAAGGATAAAGATTTACAACCACTAAGTCAATTGGAGTAATATTGTGTTGTTGTAGGGTATTCATATGTTCTTCGTTATCACGTACTGCTAGAAGGCCTCCATGAATATTTGGATGTAATGTTTTTACACGTCCGTCCATGATTTCAGGAAATCCGGTTACTTCAGAAATCCCAATTACAGCAATCCCATTTTCTTCAAGGGTCTTTTTCGTCCCACCTGTTGAAATTACTTCTACCCCTTGGTCAACTAGTGATTTGACAAAAGGAACAATTCCTTCTTTATTAGATACACTTACAAGTGCTCGTTTAATGGTCATAATATGATCTCTCCTAGTAAGGTTATAAAATTTATTTTATGGAAGTTGGGCTGATAATACAAAGATTATGAAAGGTGGTCTAATGGACGAGTTCATGGATATTTTTAAAATAGGGTTAGTTAATTCCATTCGCTGCGATCCATGCCCTTTCCGCGGGCGGTGCGGTGAGCCTCCTCGTCGCAAAAGCTCCTGCGGGGTCTCACTTTGCCCCGTGTATCCCGCAGGAGTTGCACGGCTCTCCGCTCATTCCAAACACGGTGTACACATCTTCATTCTCCATGGTGCTAATATTTAATTAGCATGGATGCTACCCAAGATAATTAATTGATTTTATCCCTAAGCCAGACTCAACCTCCGAGCTAATTTCTGCAATACCTCCGGATAAAACAAATGCTCAATTTCATGAATTTTACGCTCTACATCACTAAGCTGATCTCCAGCTGCAACTGGAACTTCTCTTTGTGCAATAATTGGGCCAGTATCCATGCCTTCGTCCACATAATGAATCGTTACTCCAGTTACACTTACACCTGCACGGAAAGCCTGGCCAATCGCATCCCTTCCAGGAAATGCTGGCAACAGTGATGGGTGAATATTTATGATCTGTGATGGAAATGAGGATAACAAAGTATCTCCAACTAATCTCATATACCCTGCTAGAACAACTAAATCAATTTTTCTAGCTTGAAGTTGACCAACAATTTCAGCCTCAAAATGCGATTTGCTAGCATAATCCTTAGCAGAAAACACAAACTGATTAATCCCAGCGGCTGCTGCACGTTCAATCACCTTCGCACCTGGTTTATCACAAACGAGTAACGAAATTTCAGCATCTAACATTCCAGCCTTAACTGCATCCAAGATCGCTTGAAAATTAGATCCACTACCTGAAGCAAATACAGCTAATTTTATCATTAAAGAGCCCCTCCGCCAAAAGTTACTCCTTCGCCTTCCTTTACTCGACCAATGATCGATGTTTTTTCACCATGCGCCTCTAAAATGGCAATTACATCGTGCAATACTTCTTCACCTACTGCTAAAACCATTCCAATTCCCATGTTAAAGATATTAAACATTTCTTTCTTGTTCAAATCACCCGTTTTTTCAATTAAATCAAAAATGGCTGGTATTGGCCATGATCCATAATCAATTTCTGCTCCCAGGCCAGCAGGAAACATTCTCGGAATATTTTCAATAAAACCGCCACCTGTGATATGTGACATTCCTTTAACTTCATATGACTTCATCACTTCTAATAATGGTTTTACATAAATTTTCGTTGGACGTAAAAGCTCTTCACCAAGAGACAGTTCAAGGCCATCATATACAGCATGAAGATCAAGCTTCCCTTCCTCCAAAAGCACCTTTCGAACAAGAGAATATCCATTACTATGAATGCCACTAGAAGATAATCCTATTAAAATATCCCCCGCTTTAATAGAATCACCTGTTACAAGTTTCGATTTTTCAGCTACACCGACAGTAAACCCTGCAAGATCATACTCATCCTCACTATACAGGCCAGGCATTTCCGCTGTCTCTCCGCCAATTAAAGCACAGCCAGCCATTTCACAGCCATCGGCAATTCCCTTGACAATGCTTTCTATTTTTTCAGGAACTGCTTTCCCACATGCAATATAATCTAGGAAATAAAGTGGCTCTGCACCTTGAACAACAATATCATTTACACACATCGCGACTGCATCTATCCCGATTGTGTCGTGTTTATCCATCATAAACGCGAGCATCAATTTTGTACCTACACCATCCGTACCAGAAACAAGTACAGGTTCTTTCACATTAACCTTGGAAAGATCAAACATTCCACCAAATCCACCAAGACCTCCAAGAACCTCTGGACGAATTGTTCGCTTTACGTGTTTCTTCATTCTCGTTACAGCCTCATAACCAGCTTCTATATCTACCCCAGCTTGCTTATAAGCGTTAGCCATTCTTTATCCTCCTAAATGAAACCATTTTCGTATACCCTAAGCCTTTTCATGTGGAAGAACTGTATCAGGATAGATGTCTGTTGGATATTTCCCATTAAAACATGCCATACACTGACCTTTAAATTCCCCATCATCAGACCTGCCAATTGCATCCACTAATCCTTGTTCACTTAAAAACACAAGCGAATCTGCACCAATCAACTGTCTCATTTCTTCAATTGAGTGTGACGAAGCAATTAACTCCTCATGTGTTGATGTATCAATTCCATAAAAACATGGATTTTTAATCGGCGGTGAACTAATTCGCACATGAACCTCAGTTGCTCCCGCTTCTCTAAGCATTGTTACAATACGGCGACTTGTTGTTCCACGAACGATTGAATCGTCAACCATAACTACACGCTTTCCTTCAACAACCCCGCGAACCGGTGATAGCTTCATTTTTACCCCTTGTTCACGTAATGATTGTGATGGTTGTATAAATGTACGACCTACATAGCGATTTTTAATCAGACCTAATTCATACGGAATACCAGAAGCTTCTGCAAAACCAATCGCTGCAGACATACTTGAATCAGGTACACCTGTAACAACATCTGCCTCAATTACCGCTTCTTCAGCTAGCTTTTTCCCTAGGCTCTTACGTGCTGTATGAATATTAATTCCACCGATATTACTATCTGGTCTTGAAAAATAAATATATTCCATGCTACAAATCGCACGGTTTGTATTTAATGAGAAATGCTCTGACGTCATTCCTTCATCATTTATCACTAAAAATTCACCTGGCTCAACATCACGTACATATGTTGCTCCTACCACATCGAATGCACAGGTTTCTGAAGCGACAACATATGCATCACCTAAACGTCCTAGTGATAATGGACGAAGACCGTTTGGATCAAGTGCCACCATCATTTTTTTCTCCGTCATTAAAATAAACGCATACGCGCCTTTAATCATCGATAAGGCGTTTTTAACACGGTCATGAATTTTTGTATAACCACTTCTTCTTGTTAAATGTGCTAAAACTTCTGTATCAGAAGTAGATTGAAAGATACTACCTTGATTTTCTAACTGATGCTTTAAAGCATTAGCATTTACTAGATTTCCATTATGAGCAATCGCTAATCCTCCAACCTGAGAGTGAAACAATAACGGCTGAACATTTTCAATGCCCCCGCCACCCGCTGTTGCATAACGCACATGGCCAATCGCTGCTTTACCACGAAGATCCTCAATTTGTCCACCACTAAACACTTCTGTCACAAGACCTTCGCCTTTATGAGCCTTTAGCTTTTCTCCATTACTTACAACAATTCCTGCACCCTCTTGTCCACGGTGTTGTAAGCTATGAAGTCCATAATACGTAATTTGTGCAGCATCTGGGTGACCCCAGATGCCAAATATCCCACATTCTTCATTTAAGCCTTTGAGTTCAGCAAGCATGGGATAGCCCCTTTCCAAGCGGCACGCAACTCCTCAACAGAGTTGTTGATAAGCTCGTTGCCTTCACTGTTTAATATCACCACATCTGCATTGTTAGTCACTTCACCAACAAGTGCAGCATCTACTAATTGTTCGAAACGCTCTTTGTTTTCAGCTTTAACTGACACTAAGAAACGTGATTGTGTTTCACTAAATAATTCACTCAAAGCCTCACCTTGGACCGTTACACGTGCACCAAGATTCTTCGTACTAAATGTAGATTCTGCTAACGCAACAGCTAAACCACCTTCAGCTAAATCATGAGCAGATGCAACCACACCAGCACGAATCGCTGTTAATAGACGCTTTTGTCGATCACTTTCAATCTCTAAATCTAATTCTGGCGCTTGCCCATAAATTTTACCTTCAACAAGCTTTTGAAGCTCACTTCCACCAAATTCAAGCTTAGCTTCACCGATCACATAAATTAAATCTCCTGCATTCTTGAATTCTTGTGTTGTAATATGTGCTGGATCTGAGATTAAACCAACCATCCCAATCACAGGTGTTGGATAGATTGCTACACCATTTGTTTCATTATAAAGTGATACATTCCCACCGATTACTGGTGCGTTCAACGCACGACAAGCTTCACTAATTCCATCTGCTGCTTGCTCGATTTGCCAGAAAATCTCAGGTTTTTCTGGATTACCAAAGTTTAAGTTATCAGTAATCGCTAATGGCTCGCCACCTGAGCAAACAATATTACGAGCAGCTTCGCTCACAGCAATTTTCCCACCTACTAATGGGTCAAGATATAAATAGCGAGAGTTACAATCAGTTGTCATTGCGAGAGCTTTTTTCGTTCCACGAATTCGAACGACTGCAGCATCAGAACCTGGTGCAACAACTGTATTTGTGCGAACCATATAATCATACTGATCATAGACCCATTCTTTGCTCGCAATAGTTGGTTGTGATAATAAATCTACTAACGCTTGGTTATAATCATCTACCTTTGGAGCTTCCACAGTCATTGCTTGGAACTCACGGTAATATGCTGGTTCAGCTGATGGTTTGTGATAGACTGGAGCATCTTCAGCAAGCGCATCGACTGGTACATCTGCAATCACTTCACCTTTATGAAGTAAACGAAGACGTTTGTCATCTGTAACTACACCAATCGCTACTGCTTCTAAGTCATACTTTTCGACGATATCTTGAATTTCTTGCTCTCTTCCTTTTTCAACGACGATTAACATACGCTCTTGAGACTCTGAAAG
Encoded here:
- the purN gene encoding phosphoribosylglycinamide formyltransferase — its product is MIKLAVFASGSGSNFQAILDAVKAGMLDAEISLLVCDKPGAKVIERAAAAGINQFVFSAKDYASKSHFEAEIVGQLQARKIDLVVLAGYMRLVGDTLLSSFPSQIINIHPSLLPAFPGRDAIGQAFRAGVSVTGVTIHYVDEGMDTGPIIAQREVPVAAGDQLSDVERKIHEIEHLFYPEVLQKLARRLSLA
- the purF gene encoding amidophosphoribosyltransferase — protein: MLAELKGLNEECGIFGIWGHPDAAQITYYGLHSLQHRGQEGAGIVVSNGEKLKAHKGEGLVTEVFSGGQIEDLRGKAAIGHVRYATAGGGGIENVQPLLFHSQVGGLAIAHNGNLVNANALKHQLENQGSIFQSTSDTEVLAHLTRRSGYTKIHDRVKNALSMIKGAYAFILMTEKKMMVALDPNGLRPLSLGRLGDAYVVASETCAFDVVGATYVRDVEPGEFLVINDEGMTSEHFSLNTNRAICSMEYIYFSRPDSNIGGINIHTARKSLGKKLAEEAVIEADVVTGVPDSSMSAAIGFAEASGIPYELGLIKNRYVGRTFIQPSQSLREQGVKMKLSPVRGVVEGKRVVMVDDSIVRGTTSRRIVTMLREAGATEVHVRISSPPIKNPCFYGIDTSTHEELIASSHSIEEMRQLIGADSLVFLSEQGLVDAIGRSDDGEFKGQCMACFNGKYPTDIYPDTVLPHEKA
- the purM gene encoding phosphoribosylformylglycinamidine cyclo-ligase — encoded protein: MANAYKQAGVDIEAGYEAVTRMKKHVKRTIRPEVLGGLGGFGGMFDLSKVNVKEPVLVSGTDGVGTKLMLAFMMDKHDTIGIDAVAMCVNDIVVQGAEPLYFLDYIACGKAVPEKIESIVKGIADGCEMAGCALIGGETAEMPGLYSEDEYDLAGFTVGVAEKSKLVTGDSIKAGDILIGLSSSGIHSNGYSLVRKVLLEEGKLDLHAVYDGLELSLGEELLRPTKIYVKPLLEVMKSYEVKGMSHITGGGFIENIPRMFPAGLGAEIDYGSWPIPAIFDLIEKTGDLNKKEMFNIFNMGIGMVLAVGEEVLHDVIAILEAHGEKTSIIGRVKEGEGVTFGGGAL
- a CDS encoding YgaP family membrane protein — encoded protein: MKPNIGVLNALVRITCGFTMVAWATAKMVKRPWRDSYLIPAILGGMKIGEGITRFCPLTYLVEKQAQNNKNPYFNKEQTEQEHEATPFNPLNKI
- the purD gene encoding phosphoribosylamine--glycine ligase, which translates into the protein MNVLVVGRGGREHTIAWKVAQSQLVNTVFVAPGNPGMADVATTVEIEETDFDRLISFAKSEKIVLTIVGPEVPLSQGIVNRFQQEGLLIFGPTKEAAIIEGSKSFAKDLMKKYHIPTANYETFTSFEKARAYIEQQGAPIVIKADGLAAGKGVVVAMTLEEALTSLHEMMEEAKFGAASTQVVVEEFLQGEEFSLMAFVNGDKVYPMVISQDHKRAYDNDEGPNTGGMGAYSPVPQIPDEVVDDAVETILKPTVQAMIEENRRFTGILYAGLMLTKDGAKVIEYNARFGDPETQVVLPRLESDLLELLLQILKEEEVQLVWSEEAVIGVVLAAKGYPNDYQKGSVITGIEDFTRETTVFHAGTSMKQGEFVTNGGRVLALVSKGNTLKEAQEIVYREIKSIECTDLFYRNDIGNKAISRAFS
- a CDS encoding EYxxD motif small membrane protein; this encodes MLEYITDMSYVLISIIGGIIAIAFVYIKKKRVK
- a CDS encoding adenine deaminase C-terminal domain-containing protein — protein: MLDQRYRWKNKKLREHVAVIDGKLAPTLLLKNAMYLNQMIKKWILANIWIYEDRIVYVGEKFPDNTKGCEVVDCSNLFLVPGYIEPHAHPSQLYNPHSFAQYASQSGTTTIINDNLTLALHSDKKKAFSLISELRQLPVSMYWWCRFDPQTEIQDEEMVFSHANIRSWLEHDAVLQGGELTAWPKLLDGDDLMLHWIQEAKRMRKQIEGHFPGASEKTLAKLMLLGADCDHESMSGQDVMNRLLQGYTTSLRYSSIRPDLPTILDEIHELGIDQYDKFFLTTDGSPPSFYEQGMIDLLIKIAIDKGVPIEDAYNMATINIAKYYNIEYLHGNIATGRVANINFLSAKNQPTPVSVLAKGQWIKINNEVVPNSMQVNWEAHDIKKLQLDWELSMDDLQFSMPFGMEMVNSVIMKPFSVTIDASSSTISTNHDESLLMLVDRKGKWRINTIIKGFANKVSGFASSFSNTGDIILIGKSKEDMILAFNRMKELGGGIVLTEDGQVIHEIPLPLIGHMSDRSMEDLMVEEKQLTILLRERGYQYSDPIYTLLFLSSTHLPYIRITPRGIYDVMNKMVLFPSIMR
- the purH gene encoding bifunctional phosphoribosylaminoimidazolecarboxamide formyltransferase/IMP cyclohydrolase, with the translated sequence MTIKRALVSVSNKEGIVPFVKSLVDQGVEVISTGGTKKTLEENGIAVIGISEVTGFPEIMDGRVKTLHPNIHGGLLAVRDNEEHMNTLQQHNITPIDLVVVNLYPFQQTIAKPDVEFADAIENIDIGGPSMLRSAAKNHQSVTVVVDPADYEIVLAELKENGEVTSETKRRLGAKVFRHTAAYDAVIAEYLTNMTGEESPESYTVTYEKKQDLRYGENPHQKAAFYKKPLGSVFSIAAATQLHGKELSYNNINDANAALQIVKEFTEPAAVAVKHMNPCGVGVGKTVEEAYDKAYQADPTSIFGGIVALNGEVDEATATKLHEIFLEIVIAPSFSEKALEILTSKKNIRLLTIDFSTTAKVEKSLTSVQGGLLVQDEDTFSFEDATITVPTKREPTEKEWEDLKLAWSVVKHVKSNAIVLAKDGMTVGVGAGQMNRVGAASIAITQAGEKAQGSALGSDAFFPMDDTVEAAAKAGVTAIIQPGGSIRDEDSIKKADEYGMTMVFTGVRHFKH
- the purL gene encoding phosphoribosylformylglycinamidine synthase subunit PurL; its protein translation is MSLLLEPSPELVKSEKIYREMGLSDEEFALIESIIGRTPNYTETGLFSVMWSEHCSYKNSKPVLKKFPVTGEKVLQGPGEGAGIVDIGDNQAVVFKIESHNHPSAIEPYQGAATGVGGIIRDVFSMGARPIALLNSLRFGELKSPRVKYLFEEVVAGIAGYGNCIGIPTVGGEIQFDPSYEGNPLVNAMCVGLINHEDIKKGQATGVGNTVMYIGAKTGRDGIHGATFASEELSEDSDAKRPAVQVGDPFMEKLLLEACLELVKCDAMVGIQDMGAAGLTSSSAEMASKAGSGIEMNLDLVPQRETGMTGYEMMLSESQERMLIVVEKGREQEIQDIVEKYDLEAVAIGVVTDDKRLRLLHKGEVIADVPVDALAEDAPVYHKPSAEPAYYREFQAMTVEAPKVDDYNQALVDLLSQPTIASKEWVYDQYDYMVRTNTVVAPGSDAAVVRIRGTKKALAMTTDCNSRYLYLDPLVGGKIAVSEAARNIVCSGGEPLAITDNLNFGNPEKPEIFWQIEQAADGISEACRALNAPVIGGNVSLYNETNGVAIYPTPVIGMVGLISDPAHITTQEFKNAGDLIYVIGEAKLEFGGSELQKLVEGKIYGQAPELDLEIESDRQKRLLTAIRAGVVASAHDLAEGGLAVALAESTFSTKNLGARVTVQGEALSELFSETQSRFLVSVKAENKERFEQLVDAALVGEVTNNADVVILNSEGNELINNSVEELRAAWKGAIPCLLNSKA